The genomic region GTGTATTAAAGTTCAAACCAATTTTTACATTAGAAATGCAAACCATCTCACAAACCCCACATTTTTATACCTTACTAGCATTTTAACaataactgaggaaaacagCCATTAATATAGGAAATTTCTATAGCACATGCCAGATTagcaaaattaacaaaaaaacagaaatgaagAACAGCcaacattttttcccattaacaTTCTATATTGTTTATATCAAGAACTGGCTGATACATACAAATTTGCTCTGAGTGGGTACCTGAACAGCCTGAGTTcaaaaggagaggagaaagcTATCTTCTCAAGAAGGTTTTAACATGATGCAATTTTCATCATAATTGATGGGGTATATGTATAAACATAAGCCTACGAAAAAGCAAAGACAGAGATGTCCCATCCAATGGCTGGCTACTCTAAGACAGATGACAGTACTCATTTACATCCAAGCAAGCACAAAATCAGAAAACAGACTGAGGTAGTGGGCAATGCTCCAGACTGATGAGTATTTGCATTTCTCTTAATATGAACTGCAAGAACTAAATCCCCAGGAAATGCACTGATAACCTGATCAAAGTGCAACTTGCTGGCAATGGTAGGAAGATAAGGGGAATGATTCTGGCTCAAAGGGACTGACATTGAAACCAGCATCCCCTTTGTTTCCCCGTGGGCATCTCCACTTGCAACTTGGATTGCCATTCTACAACAGTGCATATTTTATGAAGATCAGGAAAAATCCCTACTCCCTGTGTTGTGGGAGGCATAGCAACAGAGGGGCACTCACACAACTGTGCAGTCACAAGAACTCCCATGCTGCTTTAAAGAAGGGTTTTTCTTAACACTACTTAACCTCAGGAGCATCACTTAATAGTGATAACATCGTTAAGTTAACACTTAACCAGTGATAACCTTGGAGGATATCGATGGAAATGCACAGACTGATCTTACGGCACCAAATATAAAATCTACCTTGACTAAGAGACATCATTTCTACTGGCATTTAGTACTTAAAGATGCTCTACCAGCTTAACAGATGAAGGGGAAATATCCCAGCCTCTTCTGACTCCCGAATACATCAAGAACAGCTCTCACAATCCTGTTTATCCTAACCTAAGTGAAGAGCAACAATGTGGGCCTTTCCAGATATGCCTTCATCATATGCTTTGAATGCTGACATCAAACGCCTTGAAGGCAGAAGAGGGAGCTGCATGGCCTCTTGTAACCTGGGAAAAGAAAGCTGGACCAACTGTTCCCTTCTTACCCATTTGTGGTTTAAATGGTGTGCAACTGGAAAACAGCTATGTACCTACTCCTAATGAAGGCACATGCCACAAGATAGAGAATTAGAATAAATACTGGGGTGAATTGCcagaatgaaaaaaaggagCAATGACATAGCAGAAATCTCAGATGGTAGAAAAGCTTTATACAAACAGTAAGAAAAGCTACTTCATTATGGAAGTCTGATTGTACAGAACTGTTTACATCCAGCAACAGAACAGAAATGAAATGGCACTAAGTGCACTTTGCATTGTGTTGCAGTAACAATATCCCAACAGGCACAAGGATACATTTCACAGTAAGACTAGGAGATTCTCCTGACAACAATAATCTTTTCAATGCTTTCCCCTATTCAACATTAACTGCAACAGTGCTTAGAAACTTCCAAGACATGGcacaaaataaatgtaatttgcTGCAGATAGTATTTTCACATAACACATTAAAAACTTACAGGCTTACTAAGCACTGCAAGTTATGAAAAAGGAATAACAATTCTCTTTGATTAACATTAAAGACACTTTTCACCAACTTTAAGCTATTCAGTCCTCGCAACCAATTCCATTCACTGAAAAGCCTATTATTCAGTGTCTAATCAAAGATTTCTCCTCAGCATGCAGATGAAAGGGACAGGCTATCATCCATAACTACATAATATTTCAGCCTGAAAGTAGTCATCCCCAATTTTGCCATGTTTGATCACTTTCAGAAAGATATTAAGGCTGCCCAGGAAAGACATTACAGCAACCTTCTTCAGTTAGTTTTCTCAGTGGGCCGAGATCATAGCTCTCCCTGTTTTCCAGGTGCAATAAATGAACACCTGCATAAAACCATCCTTTAGCCATCAGAAGCCAAGCACCTCTGTCCATTTCAGAGTATGCTTGAGCTAACACCACAGCTTATAGCACCAGTCCTACCTTTGATCCAAACCATTACCTTCCTACCCCAAGGCAAAGCTTAATATACCTGTGAATACTAAGGGAACTGAACCTGATTAAAGCCAGTCCaggcaagaaaaaaaccaaacatatcTGCTTACATTTTAttaacatttatatatatatatatatatatatatatttttttttatactttatatATATCTCTGAGCAGAGAACTTAGTTACTTATCAGCCCTACCCCTAAATCTTGCTCTCAGTCCCAGTTCTATTTTGGTATGTCTATAATTTTAAAGCTCTGTTTAAGCAATTAACAAAACTGAAGTGGTATTGTAGCTTGTAAAACAAGATACTGTActttgttttaagaaaaaaattacagctctTGTCTCTTTGAAGAGATACAGAATATGCCTCTAGACAGCAATTCAGGATAGGAATGAAATATGAATTATGAATAAAGTCTTGGAGGAGCCCCTCAATTATAAGCAGAGATTAAAGAGACCAGCACCAATTATGGTGTCCTAAAGTTACCTGGAATGAATCCCTTTTCATTTCTAATAGCAGCTCATTATGTTGCTATTTGCACTTACATATATGAGCTCTAATGCACAGATTTAAGTTTCTGGCTATAGAATGCTTGACAATTTCAAAATCTAAAACCAGGTGAGCAAAATTACTCACTACAGAGCTGGAATCAGCAGCAAATTTACACTCTGTTGATGTGATGAAATCTTTTCTCTAAGGTACTGCAAAATCTTTATCAAGTCACAATTTCAGACTGAGCATGTCTTATTTGCATATGAAATAGTATCTTTCATAATTCACATTCCCCTGAAAATATCCACAGAAGCTGGATAGGATATTCAACCTTGGACATAGTAAACTGATCCCCCTGATCTTCACAAGTCAAACTTAGAAATATCACACAATGTTATGTGCATTGTGGTTGAAGTACCatcttttttttaacacaaattTTGGTTTACAAGAGCATTGTTTAAAATGCATAATATATACATGTCAACCTATGATTTAATTTATATACAtgttatataatttatatacatgttatataatttatatacatgttatataatttatatacaTGTTAACCTTTGATTTAATTTAACACCGAATTTCAACCAAAATCCTTTCATAGCCTGGTTAGGGGCATGAGATTTTTAGGTATGAAATAATGCCTGTGATTCTGTCAAGACTATTACACTTAGGTTCAAAACATGTTTTAGTTGTAGTACATCTGCTTCAACAAAATCAACTGTAAGCAGTTACAGTTAAGACTTTAGAGATAATAAGGTATATATTTCAAAACTCAAGGACTAGTTATTTTTAACAGTAATTTCTGTAACATGGCTACAAGAGGAAGTTTTACATAAGACTGATTATCACAACTCTCCATCTGGTTATTCTCCCATTTTCAAAAGACACACAGAAgttaatttcttaattttctgtttctttgaaCATTTTGCTCAGCTGTTGAACTAGTGCTACAAGCTCAGGGTTTCCCCCAAGTGATTCAATTTGCTTATAGGCTTCAGATTCAAGCTCTTTCAATGTATTCCGAGTGTACTCAAAGGAACCAACATTTTCAAGGTAATGTACACAGTATTTTTTTATATCTATGTTCTCCGTCCTTTGACGTAAAATGTTTTGCACCTGAGTACTTTCAGGTCTTGACCAAATTGCATGAATGGTTGGGAATGAGAACTTGCCCTCAGTTAAGTCTTCACAAAAACTCTTGTTCTCGCTATATTCTTTGGAGTGCAAGTTGGCATAGTCATCTCTTATTTGGAAGAAGAGACCAAGTGTGTTAAGGAGCGGCTTTAAGTCCTTTTTATAATTTGAGAAGAGCTGCATGAGGCCTACAGCTAATCCGAAGAGACCTCCTGTCTTTTGCAGTACCATGGCTTTATACTCAGCCTCTGTAGGACAGGTGTACGTATCCCTCCAGTAAATATCCAAGCCTTGACCTTTATGGAGTTCCAGAAGTTGACGAGTAAAAACTTTAACAGCATCTGGATGATCAAGGGTTAAAACCTTCTCTAAGCcaagaaaataaacataattAGCACAGTTGATTACGGATGGAATTCCATAGATACTGTGTGCCACTGGAAAGCCCCGTCGTAGCTTTGAGTTATCTTCAATATCATCCACAAGGAGGCTTGCATTGTGCAACATCTCTGTCACTTCAATGATAACCTATGACAAGAAGAGACAAGTGTTAAGTCTGTCACTGTAATTTAACCATGACTTTTGTGAGACTATACTTGAAATGGATAATGTTTTAAATAACTATATTCTCTGTCACTGAGGTTCCTCTTCAGGCAACTTGCCTTTACTGTTAGTACAGATTTATGCTTCTCTCAACATCCAGTTTGCTCTAAGTCCTGGATCACATAGTCTTATGTGTAATGTTTTCAGATTCAAAGTTACTCCCTGAAGTGCTTCCACTTGCATGATCTTCACTGTTGCTACAGTTCTAAAAGAAGCCATTGGCTAGGAGTCATGGAATAGCTGTTATTAGAAACATGACTAGgggaaaattaaataaacagtGTTTTTAAATGTTTAGATTTACAAACCTGAAATCTCCCAAAGTCAGTTCTTGAGTGTCAGGTGTCATCCATTATCACATTTCTCTTGTGAACCATGTTTTGATAAGTGGAGAGTTCATGTTTCTTTTCCCACACTTTGTGTGGTTATATTCAGTACTGAGCTCTTAAAGTACAGACTATTCCCTCTGAAACATCATTTGGAAAATTCTTGGCAGAAAGACAACAGCCATAATTTCTTCTGAGAAGCTTCCTACACTCTGCTTGTTCCTAGGTAGACCAGTATCACACACCACCTGAGGTGTGCAATAAACTGTTCACAACATTAGGCTTGTAGCTGACTACATTTGAGCAGAACAGAACCTTAACAATTCATCAAAAAAAGAAGAGTTTTAACACTATAGGCTGCTTTTATTCCATAGCTGCCACGCAAGCAACAGGTACATTCAGCACCTGcttaaatggaaataaatttaagCACATAAAACTGCACACTGTATAAACTCATGGCAAAACACATCTGATTAAGATATGATTTTAGAGCTAATGAACCAATTATACTCCTTAGCTACAAACATTGCATTCAGTCAAAATTCATCAAAACAACTGTTAAAAAACACTAAGACCACCATAAAATGGCAGCAAATATCTAGTATGGTCCTATTTGGTGAGTGCTGTAGGACAAAATAAAGACTTTACTGTAAGCATTTTCTTGAGCACCAAGCCACCTGCTGTTCAGTGAACATTGTCCCAAAGATTAAAACTCACACTCCAGGAATTTAATCCCTTTCCCAAGATACAATTGCAAGAACAGCCTATTTAAACACTCATGAAATCAAAGGATAGAGTACTTACTGAAGGCAACTTTACACACCTATTTGTTTGAATAAACTTTTGGTCCATTATCTCATTCTCAGTACTATCAGGAACATTTCCCTGTGTTTTCTGTGAGTTCACTGGATAAGCCTATTCTAGTATCTCTCTTGCTGACCTATTTCATATCACTGGCAGTTTCATGCCCTCTTGCAGCTTCCATAGGTAAGGTTTAAAGGAAACAGTGTTTCCTGACTCTGTTTCTATCAAATTACCTTGTGAACTTAAGATAGTGTCAAAAGTGCTTCCAAGGTAAAGGAAAAGTTTGAAACAGTTCAGATATCagaaaaagattattttagAAGACATCAGGAAGTAGCCTGAGGAAATGAAAAGACTGGTCTCCATAATGAAAGCTGAAGAGCCAGTAGAGGAGAGTGGTATGTTTTCTTACAACCTACACCTATCTAATCAGTATCTGCTGCACTATCAGTCCAACACACAGGTTTCTTCCACCTCCTTATTTGCAACAGCTTTAGAACTTGCTTGACACTTGCTAGGCCATTTCAGTGCCTTCTCAGGGAGAAGTTCACCTGACAAACCCGGTGTTCTCTAATTTGAGAAGTTGAAGTGTTTCAGTGCAGCACCAAAAGGGAACTAGAAATTCATTAAGTGTCGGGAGAAAAGATCACTTGGTTGGGGCAAAAGGTGAAATAGTGGCAGTTAACAGTAAAATAAACTACCCAGGAACCTCAATTGTAGTAGCCTCAATTGTATAATCTAAATAAACTACACAAAGACAAATAATCTAAGGTAAGAAAAAAGCCCCAGAAAGAATGCCAGAATTCAGATTTTTAATATAGGAAATACAAATAGCTGGAAATTAATCAGGCTGTTAGACACAAGGGACATCTTATGGAGATCATGAGAGAGGTCAAAAAGATGACCAGAGATGGTCCTCCAGACTTCAACCATCCTTAGTTATTATAATTAGTACTAAAATGCACAGAAGCTGCATTAACTGCATCATGATGAAGACTAAAAGTTGACAGGGTCTTGTTTTTTCCTGCCACTACAACCAACTTAAGTAGTAAAGGAGACATTAAAGCATTGGTTTTCTTCATAAAGACAATCAAAACAAGTGGTCCAAGTTTTCAATAGCAGTTACATGATCATCAGTTTGAAGTGACAGAACTGGTAACTTCTGTTCACACAGAGGCACTTCAGCTTTAGTTTATTATTAGCACTAAACAAAAATGGACCACAATGTCATGGGTGCCCAGCAAAAGAGCAGGAAGCAACAGTCAGATTGCAACATAAAAACCCACTAGTTGAATAGAATGGAAGGTTTTGTTATAATGAGAGGGGGTCAGCATGAGAAGGCAGgctttgggaagctgcagaaACCCCATCACCAGATTTTCAAAACTCAACAGGGCTCCCAGAAGCCATAAGTAGCTACAGAGCAAGCTCTGCTTTAAGTACAGGGTTGTGCTAGATAACTTCCAGAGGCTTCTTCCAATCTGAATTCTGATCTATGATATTAGATTAAACCCATACATGCAATACACAGGTTGCtatattatttgttttatttggaTGTTTGTCTGAACACAAGGGTAAGATGTGTCTAGCTGAAAGACAGAATAAATTTTGCTAGACAGTTACACAAATAGGCTGAAAAATGGAAGAGTTGCTAGATTATGAAATGCAGCCTCTTAAACCACTCAAATCACTTTGCTGCCTAAGAGCTATGAAGTGTCACTTTTAAGCCACCCTAAAAATGACTCCTTCACAAATGCTAAAGATACTTCTGCCAACAATTAATGAAATTAACAAAGGACCAGCGGGATGTCAAAAACCACAACCAATTATATAAATTCCTTATATTGCTTTggacaaaaaatattttgcacacTCTGTAGCATGTAACAAAACTGCAGTCTAACCTAAAAAGGTGGATAACATTTCATTTGAAAAGCCACAGTGTTTAAATACACAGCCATGCATCTTGCACACTTTGTCCAAGAGAAAAGACAATGAGAATTCCTAGACAATCCTTCCCATTAGAAAGTAAGGATTGCAGACTATATGATACATCCCTCTCAGTTTTAGGTTTTTAAAGTTGATTTAATTGCTGCCTTTGATATTCTTGTATCAAAATctcaagattttattttcaaacacTATTTTTGTGAAGTCTACCAGGTAACTGTCTAGCTTGTTTCGTAAGTTATTGAAAACTCAGTGTTAAAAACTGAGTTAAGTGGGTAACAATGATAGCTACTTATCTACAACTTCAAAGGCTGAACACTTGGAAGGAAGTAATTATTCTAGTAAGAcatggaaataatttctttagtGTTGCATCACAGTAAAAGCTTCGCACTGAAGTTGTTTTCCTGAAAGTTCACTTCATATTCAGAAATTAGTGCATTTAAGATTTCTGATAATTTATGCTATGTAAGAGAATAATCTGTTACCAATGgtcttggaaagaaaaaaaattttaaaaaaatttaaaaataattagccAGTACCTGTATTTTATCTTCCGGAACATTCAGCCAGTGATTAAAGGCCTGTGACAGTTTGGTTCTCACTTGCTTAcctacaataaaaatattataggCATTTATAAAAATGATAGAGTTCATAATTAGGCACAACAGTTTGTCTTAGCAACTATAGCTGATTCGAGACCCGATTAAAAAACTCATCAGTGTGATGACACAAAAGTGGAAAATATATCAGCGCATGACTTGTTTCCTCATTGAATAAACATCAAGTAGCAGCAGTTTCAGTTTTAAACACTTCTCAGGAATATTTAAAGCACCTATTTACAGGTTACTATATTTAGTTTTCACAATTTAATTAGTAAGGGATCCTGACCATGTTGGTAGCCTGTACAGATCAGCTAGTTTGCAGGGCATGTTAATTTTAAGATTTAAAAGTTCCAATTATGATTCATTCTTAGTTGAAAGTATGGGTATTTGTTGAATAGCTGTTTCTGTCAATTTTTAGGTCTTTCTCCTGTAGTATTATTCTTTACTTGTTACTGTAAATTTGTAAAACAGCAAAGTGACATTTCAAATACTTACTAAATAACACTAAACAAAAATCTGAACAGAGCATTGTGAACAGAATAGAACTTTCCAAGAATTCAGATATTTATCTTATACTCAAGAAATCTACCTACAAATAGGATTTGGTCTGCTTTGGTAAAATCTACTTTGTTGGAGCCAGACAGTCATCCTGTTTCATAGGAATTAAAGACAACATCAAATTACCAAGTTTAGTGTTAAAACATGTTGTTTTGTTCAATCCAGATACTTTCTACATGACAGAGTGAATTTCAATAGAAGCTAACCTTATGCCTATACATTACTGATGTCTACTTTCTTTAGTAATTTGCTGGTTTTCATGTACAAATATCTATTCAGCATCTAGTCATGTTCAATATGAAATAAAGTTATCCCCTATCCACACTGAGACAATTCTGCTCTGAACTTTGAGAAGCTCAGCTATGTATAATATCTTGGAATAACTGCAAGAAAGTTTACAAAAACAGCCctgtatatttgtatatatagCTCACATAAACAAGCATTtggaaaaagctttaaaataaactTCAAAGCAAGGAACCCATATTACTTGACTCAAGATGTACTGAGACATAACTGAGACATTCTGCAATACTAGTCCTCATGTTGATAATTCCATCTTGCCCACAGCATCAAAGAAATGTCAACATTTGAATCTCTCCCTAAGGCTTCTCTATGACTGTGTAGCCAGCACATACAGAACAGAATAATAAGTATGGGTAAATTCACTTGCAGTGATAGACCCTGGAGAAACTGGACTGAGAATTTTTCCCCTCCTAATTAAGTCCCCACCAGGTAAGCAACAGCTTTGTGGGTTGGGCTCTGTAGCAAGGGTGATAACCTTCCTCCCTGGATCAGAGGTCTGCACTTTTTGTCTCAGTTCTCCATGATTTCCACTGCTTCCTGTCACCACCATCTTCTGGTTCTCACTAGACAAGATTAACAAAAtggtccttttttccccccaggagCTCTGTCCTCTGTTTCTGCCACATGTGAACAGGCATTCTGACCTGGACATACACTGCCATTAGCttgttttctccatttttgttGTCTGTGCTTGGTTTTAAACACTAACAGTTTTCTGCAGAAGggaaggattgttttgtctttcCTTGAGAATAACTGTTATAAATATTTGCCAAACTGTATGGGTTACCAGTTAAGGATTAACAAGTATTTCACCACATTCATAACGAAAATCAGTCAGAGAATATCACATTAAGGAACTGTACCTAATCTATACCTTATCTATAGCTGTTTATTCTCTTCTAAATTACTTGCATACAGACAAcacctgctttttctttttatactaGGCAGCTTAATCCTGTTTTTCTGAATGTGTCTCCTAGAAAATACACTTAAAGAATGCTGGATGTTCAGCAACAAGCATTATTTCATCATGAGGAACTTGACTACTAGCACGCACTCTAAATAGATTATAACATGCACAAAGGATTAAGTCACTTTAGTTCCTTAGTACAGGCAGCATTTGAATTGTTAGACTTGTCTACCCTGACTAGCAAGGTTTCCTAGACACTGATTATTCAAGGAAAAAACACTACCTGTATAGTGAGACATCTATTGTTCCTTTTATAGATGCAGATTTGCTTGTCTTCTAAAGGAACATTATGGCTACATAAATGCTATTTTATCTGATTCTGAAGCCACTCTCACCCGGTCTATGCAATAGTACAGCAATTTTCTGTACACACAATTTATGCCTGCAGCCATATTGTGGTGGCAAAAGACCAAACCCCTCCAATACCTGTCTCTAAAGCCTGGATGCAGAAGATTCCGTTCCTTGCCAcatccctcctctccccagACTAGACAAGACAACAATACAGGGACACTAGGACATTAAAAAGAGCACTGCCAGAATTATCCAGTTTCTTCACCGTCACATTCCACTGCTCTGTTAATTATTCTAAGCAGGCTATTGTAAAATGGAAGAATAGAGGTCTAACACCCAAAATTAGAAGCTCTACCTACTGTATAGAGCTATAATAATAGACATTACTGCACCAAGCTTTTATCAAAGCTCTGCTAAATGCATTTGGTTTGATCTGCCTAAGATCCCAAATTATTACCCAAATCAAACAGCAACTATGGAAAGCTTTTCTCCTTAGTAATGCTGGGTGGAAAAGGTGAGAAAAACACTGAGAAATTCCTTCTACAGCTAAGAATGTTAAAGCTTTATCCTCCAAACAAATATCAAGTTAGATTAAAGATATTGTATTGAGGAcactccctcctcctcttcagaTGAGATGCTTCTCATCTAAAGGAAAACAATCAACCTACTTACTCTTTATATACAGACTTGTTCTTCTGATAGGGCACAGACCCAAAAACTAGAGACCTCCATTCTGGACAGGCTCCTGGTTAGTATTGCTTCACTTTTGCTGTATTCAAGTAACCACAAATTTTGCCCTTAAGGCAGCACCCCACTTACAGAGAAGGCTCATGAAAGGGCTAGAACAGCATGGGAAAGAGCAGAGGGACTATTAACCTAGCCCCCATTAGAGCTAATTCAACTCATTAGCCCAGCAGAGAACACAGCTTTTTGCTAGGTTAGCTTTCTGCCAGCTTTATGTACTGAGTCAGCTCATGCAGTGGATCTGCCACTATCAGTACAAGGTGAGCAGGAGATGATGAGGATCAGGGGAAGGGGCATTGCCCTTCTGGAGGAAGAAAGCTCTTGTATTACCTGAACTGTATTGTACACTTGCACATTTAGCTGCATCCTCTGATGGATTAAAACTAAATGGATAAAGTCTCCAGGCAGAcctctcccagcagccccaaGAACACTACAAACAGCATAAGTGAACTGCATgaagagaagcagagagcaggcaCATACACTTTCAACCTGTGCAGCTACTTGTGATTGAGGTCATTGACAGAATTCTCTAGCATAACTCCTCTGCTCAAAATAGGGTTAACTAGCCCAGCATTGAGATCCTGATTTGTGCCTTGCTCCTTCTCACAATCCTGAATGTCACTATCCCACGGTTACTGCAACTAAGGCTGCCTCCAGTCTCAATGTCCTAACCACTTTTCCCTTCTATTTAAGTGGAAGCCAAGCATAATGACTTCCTACATCAGCACCATGGTCACCTGTGTTAGCAAGAGATCATCAATTCATTCCAGAGACCTCCTGGACTGCCTGTGTCCTGCTGTGATGCTTCTTCTACCACACTGTGAGGTAACTGAAGTCTCTTGTAAGAATCAGCACCTGTAAATATGAAGCATTTTGCAGTTGTCTGAAGGTCTCATCTGCTTCTTCCCTCTTAGGGGGTCTGTAGCAAACACCCACTTATAATGTCACTCCTATTGATCTGCCCTCAAAACTTAACCCATAAGCTCTCAACAGGCTCATCTGACTGAAGGTCAAACTCCATGCAATTCAACTGTTCTTTCACATAAAATGCAACTTCCATTCCTTGCTACCTCAGATTGTCTTCCTAGGCCATTCACATGCATCCATTGCAGCACTCTAGCTGTGTGTTTATACCACAATAAAATTGTTGCCCTACAGCTGCATCCAATCTCTACCTTCTCCCTTTTACTCCCAATAATGTATGCATCTGTATAAAGACACTTCACAGAAGCATGCTATCCTGCAGATCCCCAGAAAAAGGAAGAGCTTACCCTATCAAGTTCTGTTTGTACTTCCTTTTTGGAGTGCTGGAATGATTTGCCTTCAGATCTGATCTGTAGATTACTAAGTGTCTTGTTCAAATCAGCCTCTACACTTTGTTTGCAAGTTCACTAATTCCTTACTTGACTGTGTGCTGTCATT from Agelaius phoeniceus isolate bAgePho1 chromosome 3, bAgePho1.hap1, whole genome shotgun sequence harbors:
- the GGPS1 gene encoding geranylgeranyl pyrophosphate synthase isoform X2, whose amino-acid sequence is MLHNASLLVDDIEDNSKLRRGFPVAHSIYGIPSVINCANYVYFLGLEKVLTLDHPDAVKVFTRQLLELHKGQGLDIYWRDTYTCPTEAEYKAMVLQKTGGLFGLAVGLMQLFSNYKKDLKPLLNTLGLFFQIRDDYANLHSKEYSENKSFCEDLTEGKFSFPTIHAIWSRPESTQVQNILRQRTENIDIKKYCVHYLENVGSFEYTRNTLKELESEAYKQIESLGGNPELVALVQQLSKMFKETEN
- the GGPS1 gene encoding geranylgeranyl pyrophosphate synthase isoform X1, whose protein sequence is MDGMDETSKRILEPYQYLLQLPGKQVRTKLSQAFNHWLNVPEDKIQVIIEVTEMLHNASLLVDDIEDNSKLRRGFPVAHSIYGIPSVINCANYVYFLGLEKVLTLDHPDAVKVFTRQLLELHKGQGLDIYWRDTYTCPTEAEYKAMVLQKTGGLFGLAVGLMQLFSNYKKDLKPLLNTLGLFFQIRDDYANLHSKEYSENKSFCEDLTEGKFSFPTIHAIWSRPESTQVQNILRQRTENIDIKKYCVHYLENVGSFEYTRNTLKELESEAYKQIESLGGNPELVALVQQLSKMFKETEN